Proteins found in one Streptomyces sp. NBC_00190 genomic segment:
- a CDS encoding beta-ketoacyl-[acyl-carrier-protein] synthase family protein → MRRVVITGIGVVAPGKPGTKEFWSLLTSGRTATRAITLLDPAPYRSRVAAEADFDPLEHGLGPAEAERLDRAAQFAVVSAREALADSGLAGSFDPARCGVTLGSALGCTTALEREYAVISDRGGRWLVDHGRAARHLYDYFVPSSMAAEVARTAGAQGPVSLVSTGCTSGLDAIGHAVDLVREGSADAMVTGAGEAPISPISLACFDAIKATTPRNDDPASASRPFDRTRNGFVLGEGAAVLVIEEFEHARRRGAHVYAEISGFASRSNAYHMTGLRADGAEMAEAIRAALDEARLDPGAVDYINAHGSGTKQNDRHETEAFKKSLGARAHEVPVSSIKSMIGHSLGAVGALEVAACALTIEHGVVPPTANLHEPDPACDLDYTPLTAREQRTDTALTVGSGFGGFQSAMILTRPSLKAAAA, encoded by the coding sequence ATGAGACGTGTGGTCATCACCGGCATCGGGGTCGTCGCCCCGGGGAAGCCCGGGACCAAGGAGTTCTGGTCCCTGCTGACCTCCGGGCGGACCGCCACCCGTGCCATCACGCTCCTCGACCCCGCGCCGTACCGCTCCCGGGTCGCCGCCGAGGCGGACTTCGACCCGCTGGAGCACGGGCTGGGCCCCGCCGAAGCCGAACGCCTGGACCGCGCCGCTCAGTTCGCCGTCGTCAGCGCCCGCGAGGCGCTGGCCGACAGCGGGCTGGCGGGATCCTTCGACCCCGCCCGGTGCGGGGTCACCCTGGGCAGCGCGCTCGGCTGCACCACCGCCCTGGAGCGCGAGTACGCCGTCATCAGCGACCGGGGCGGACGGTGGCTGGTCGACCACGGCCGGGCCGCCCGGCACCTGTACGACTACTTCGTGCCGTCCTCGATGGCGGCCGAGGTCGCCCGCACCGCCGGGGCCCAGGGGCCCGTCTCCCTGGTGTCCACCGGCTGCACCTCCGGTCTGGACGCGATCGGGCACGCCGTCGACCTGGTCCGCGAGGGCAGCGCCGACGCCATGGTCACGGGCGCCGGCGAGGCGCCGATCTCGCCCATCAGCCTGGCCTGCTTCGACGCGATCAAGGCGACCACCCCGCGCAACGACGATCCGGCCAGTGCCTCGCGCCCCTTCGACCGCACCCGCAACGGGTTCGTACTCGGCGAGGGCGCGGCCGTCCTGGTCATCGAGGAGTTCGAGCACGCCCGGCGGCGCGGCGCGCACGTCTACGCCGAGATCTCCGGCTTCGCCTCGCGCAGCAACGCCTACCACATGACGGGGCTGCGGGCCGACGGAGCGGAGATGGCCGAGGCCATCCGCGCCGCGCTCGACGAGGCGCGGCTGGACCCCGGCGCGGTCGACTACATCAACGCGCACGGCTCCGGCACCAAGCAGAACGACCGGCACGAGACCGAGGCGTTCAAGAAGAGCCTGGGTGCCCGCGCCCACGAGGTGCCCGTCAGCTCGATCAAGTCGATGATCGGCCACTCCCTCGGCGCCGTCGGCGCCCTGGAGGTGGCGGCCTGCGCGCTCACCATCGAGCACGGCGTGGTGCCGCCGACCGCCAACCTGCACGAGCCCGACCCGGCCTGCGACCTCGACTACACCCCGCTCACCGCCCGCGAACAGCGCACGGACACCGCCCTGACGGTCGGCAGCGGTTTCGGCGGCTTCCAGAGCGCCATGATCCTCACCCGTCCGAGCCTGAAGGCAGCAGCCGCATGA
- a CDS encoding ABC transporter permease: protein MSSFSLAVRDSSTMLRRNLLHARRYPSLTLNLLLTPVMLLLLFVYIFGDTMSAGIGGGAAGRAGYIAYVVPGILLMTIGSTVIGAAVSVSTDMSEGIIARFRTMAIHRGSVLIGHVVGSVLQSLASVVLVGAVGVAIGFRSKDATALEWLAAFGLLALFALALTWIAVGMGMASPNAEAASNSAMPLILLPLISSAFTPIEGMPGWFQPIAEYQPFTPVIETLRGLLLGTEIGHNGWLAVAWSIGLAVLGYRWSTSKFNHDPK, encoded by the coding sequence ATGAGTTCCTTCTCCCTCGCCGTGCGCGACTCGTCCACGATGCTGCGCCGCAACCTCCTGCACGCCCGGCGCTACCCGTCGCTCACCCTGAACCTGCTGCTCACCCCGGTGATGCTGCTGCTGCTCTTCGTCTACATCTTCGGCGACACCATGAGCGCGGGCATCGGCGGAGGCGCCGCCGGCCGCGCCGGGTACATCGCCTACGTCGTTCCGGGCATCCTGCTGATGACCATCGGCAGCACCGTCATCGGAGCCGCGGTGTCCGTCTCCACCGACATGTCCGAGGGCATCATCGCCCGCTTCCGTACGATGGCGATCCACCGCGGCTCCGTGCTCATCGGGCACGTCGTCGGCAGCGTCCTGCAGTCGCTCGCCAGCGTGGTCCTCGTCGGCGCCGTCGGCGTGGCCATCGGCTTCCGGTCCAAGGACGCCACGGCCCTGGAGTGGCTGGCGGCGTTCGGGCTGCTCGCCCTCTTCGCCCTGGCTCTCACCTGGATCGCGGTCGGGATGGGCATGGCCAGCCCGAACGCGGAGGCGGCCAGCAACAGCGCCATGCCGCTGATCCTCCTGCCGCTCATCTCCAGCGCGTTCACCCCGATCGAGGGGATGCCGGGCTGGTTCCAGCCGATCGCCGAATACCAGCCGTTCACGCCCGTCATCGAGACCCTGCGCGGGCTGCTGCTCGGCACCGAGATCGGCCACAACGGGTGGCTCGCGGTCGCCTGGTCCATCGGCCTGGCCGTGCTCGGCTACCGCTGGTCGACCTCGAAGTTCAACCACGACCCGAAATAA
- a CDS encoding GbsR/MarR family transcriptional regulator: MPGGRLTQQERQQIALGLADGLAYAEIARRLDRPTSTITREVMRNGGPTVYRADLAHRATERRAHRRQAVSRESEAAPQAHGRDAEAVREYEEVFTTVVTQTGAPKMMSRVLACLFTTDSGSLTASELVQRLQVSPASVSKAITFLESQGLIRRERDERRRERYVVDADVWYQSMLASARGIAQLVDTARQGVDVLGPGTPAATRLENVARFLDFVAESTIRAADQARDILHTKPGTTTDSAATPDPDR, translated from the coding sequence ATGCCGGGAGGCAGACTCACCCAGCAGGAACGTCAGCAGATCGCGCTGGGACTGGCCGACGGCCTCGCCTACGCGGAGATCGCCAGACGCCTCGACCGCCCCACCTCGACCATCACGCGCGAGGTGATGCGCAACGGCGGCCCCACCGTCTACCGCGCCGACCTCGCCCACCGCGCCACCGAACGCCGCGCCCACCGCCGGCAGGCCGTATCCCGGGAGTCGGAGGCGGCCCCGCAGGCCCACGGGCGCGACGCCGAGGCCGTGCGCGAGTACGAGGAGGTGTTCACCACCGTCGTCACACAAACGGGCGCGCCCAAGATGATGTCCCGGGTGCTGGCCTGCCTCTTCACCACCGACTCGGGCAGCCTCACCGCGTCCGAACTCGTCCAGCGCCTCCAGGTCAGCCCGGCGTCCGTCTCCAAAGCGATCACGTTCCTGGAGAGCCAGGGCCTCATCCGCCGGGAACGCGACGAACGCCGCCGCGAGCGCTACGTCGTCGACGCCGACGTCTGGTACCAGTCGATGCTGGCCAGCGCCCGCGGCATCGCCCAACTCGTCGACACCGCACGGCAGGGCGTCGACGTCCTCGGCCCCGGTACCCCGGCCGCCACCCGCCTCGAGAACGTCGCCCGCTTCCTCGACTTCGTCGCCGAGAGCACCATCCGCGCCGCGGACCAGGCGCGCGACATCCTCCACACGAAACCCGGAACGACCACGGACAGCGCTGCCACGCCAGACCCGGACCGCTGA
- a CDS encoding acyl carrier protein, producing MGQEQIELADLVRLVRECAGQAEGTDLDGDILDCDFGDLGYDSLALLEITGRVERDYAVMLDEEELDEAYTPRRYLDMVNRALSASRAAV from the coding sequence ATGGGACAGGAGCAGATCGAACTGGCGGACCTGGTCAGGCTGGTGCGCGAGTGCGCGGGCCAGGCCGAGGGGACCGACCTCGACGGCGACATCCTGGACTGCGATTTCGGGGACCTCGGCTACGACTCGCTGGCCCTGCTGGAGATCACCGGCCGGGTCGAGCGCGATTACGCGGTCATGCTCGACGAGGAGGAGCTCGACGAGGCCTACACCCCGCGCCGCTACCTCGACATGGTCAACCGGGCGCTGTCCGCCTCCCGGGCCGCGGTCTGA
- a CDS encoding aromatase/cyclase produces the protein MTSLAPETGRVHRTVHTTEVAAPAGVVYGLIADAAKWPLYFPPNVHVERLAFDGVHEHLAVWATANGEAKSWTSRRRLDAAARRIEFRQEIPAAPLSAMAGTWIVEPLGAARSKLTLLHEFSVAGDRAEDVEWVNRATDTNSRAELGNLARLGERWGQLDALVMSFEDTVHIAAPPEAVYAFLERVGDWPRLLPHVSRLDVTERGAVQVMSMDTLTADGSAHTTESVRVCFPGSGRIVYKQTRTPALMEAHTGSWTVTGDEHGTTAISQHRVVVREEAITRVLGEGADLRSARDYIRTALGRNSTATLTYAKRHAESLAAPPR, from the coding sequence ATGACGTCCCTGGCACCGGAGACCGGGCGCGTCCACCGCACGGTCCACACGACCGAGGTCGCCGCCCCCGCGGGCGTGGTCTACGGGCTGATCGCGGACGCGGCGAAGTGGCCGCTGTACTTCCCGCCCAACGTCCACGTGGAGCGGCTCGCCTTCGACGGCGTGCACGAGCACCTGGCGGTGTGGGCCACGGCCAACGGCGAGGCGAAGTCCTGGACCTCGCGCCGCCGACTGGACGCGGCCGCCCGGCGGATCGAGTTCCGCCAGGAGATACCCGCGGCCCCGCTGTCGGCGATGGCCGGCACCTGGATCGTGGAGCCGCTGGGCGCCGCGCGCTCGAAGCTGACCCTGCTGCACGAGTTCTCGGTGGCCGGCGACCGGGCCGAGGACGTGGAGTGGGTGAACCGGGCCACCGACACCAACAGCCGGGCCGAACTGGGCAACCTCGCCCGGCTCGGGGAACGCTGGGGGCAGCTGGACGCCCTGGTGATGTCCTTCGAGGACACCGTGCACATCGCCGCGCCCCCGGAGGCGGTCTACGCCTTCCTGGAACGGGTCGGCGACTGGCCGCGGCTGCTGCCGCACGTCTCGCGGCTCGACGTGACCGAGCGGGGGGCGGTGCAGGTGATGTCGATGGACACCCTGACGGCGGACGGGTCCGCGCACACCACCGAATCGGTGCGGGTCTGCTTCCCCGGGTCCGGCCGCATCGTCTACAAGCAGACGCGCACCCCGGCCCTGATGGAGGCCCACACCGGCTCCTGGACGGTGACCGGGGACGAGCACGGGACCACCGCCATCTCGCAGCACCGGGTGGTGGTGCGCGAGGAGGCCATCACCCGCGTGCTGGGGGAGGGCGCCGACCTGCGCTCGGCCCGCGACTACATCCGTACGGCGCTGGGGCGCAACAGCACCGCCACGCTCACGTACGCCAAGCGGCACGCGGAGAGCCTCGCCGCGCCGCCGCGCTGA
- a CDS encoding FAD-dependent monooxygenase, with protein MRGTEVRESDVCVVGAGPAGLALTLMLLRSGVRTTLVERATAFRRDFHGEILQPGGQRVLDDLGVLAPARRRGSRVLDGFQVVQGERRLLLDIDYRRLPAPYDHLLALPQPFLLGELLDACRALPGFTYLEGHRLASLVEKRPGAPVTGVVTRGPDHAPTEVRARVVVGADGRYSKTRALAGIAAGRSEAFAQDTVWFSLHAPGRTTGRVRVHRAGGSVVLVHESHPDRLRVGWTLPHGSWRDVVARGMTDVRRELTRTLPQFADLLHEQLSSPAQLTLLDVFASHAEDWARDGLVLLGDAAHTHGPVGAQGVNLALQDAAALHPVLVDALNAGQVSRERLAPYQRRRSPVAQAVHRMQRVQTGAVFGAGGGPLADFARTWAAAAVGRTPVGARIARRVAHGTDPLGVRTDLFTVRPAAAKV; from the coding sequence ATGCGCGGAACGGAGGTACGGGAGAGCGACGTGTGCGTCGTCGGCGCGGGCCCGGCGGGCCTCGCCCTGACCCTCATGCTGCTGCGCTCGGGGGTGCGCACCACGCTGGTCGAGCGGGCCACCGCCTTCCGCCGGGACTTCCACGGCGAGATCCTGCAGCCCGGAGGGCAGCGCGTCCTCGACGACCTCGGGGTGCTGGCACCGGCCCGGCGCCGCGGCTCGCGCGTCCTGGACGGGTTCCAGGTCGTCCAGGGCGAGCGGCGGCTGCTGCTCGACATCGACTACCGGCGCCTGCCCGCCCCGTACGACCACCTGCTGGCCCTGCCGCAGCCCTTCCTGCTCGGCGAACTCCTCGATGCCTGCCGTGCGCTGCCCGGGTTCACGTACCTGGAGGGCCACCGGCTCGCGTCGCTCGTCGAGAAGCGCCCCGGCGCCCCGGTCACCGGAGTGGTCACGCGCGGACCCGACCACGCTCCCACCGAGGTCCGCGCCCGCGTGGTCGTCGGCGCAGACGGGCGGTACTCCAAGACCCGCGCGCTCGCCGGTATCGCCGCCGGGCGCTCGGAGGCCTTCGCCCAGGACACGGTGTGGTTCTCGCTGCACGCGCCCGGGCGCACGACGGGCAGGGTCAGGGTGCACCGGGCCGGCGGCAGCGTCGTGCTCGTCCACGAGTCCCATCCCGACCGGCTGCGGGTGGGCTGGACCCTGCCGCACGGCAGCTGGCGGGACGTCGTCGCGCGGGGCATGACCGACGTACGCCGGGAACTGACCCGGACGCTCCCGCAGTTCGCCGATCTGCTGCACGAACAGCTGTCCTCGCCGGCCCAGCTGACCCTGCTCGACGTGTTCGCCTCGCACGCCGAGGACTGGGCCCGCGACGGCCTCGTCCTGCTCGGGGACGCCGCGCACACGCACGGGCCCGTCGGCGCCCAGGGCGTCAACCTGGCCCTTCAGGACGCCGCCGCCCTGCATCCCGTCCTGGTCGACGCGCTGAACGCGGGCCAGGTCTCCCGGGAGCGGCTCGCCCCCTACCAGCGGCGGCGCTCGCCCGTCGCGCAGGCGGTGCACCGGATGCAGCGGGTCCAGACCGGCGCGGTGTTCGGCGCGGGCGGCGGCCCGCTCGCGGACTTCGCGCGCACCTGGGCGGCCGCGGCCGTCGGCCGCACCCCGGTCGGCGCCCGGATCGCCCGCAGGGTCGCCCACGGCACCGATCCGCTCGGGGTCCGGACCGACCTGTTCACCGTCCGCCCCGCTGCCGCGAAGGTCTAA
- a CDS encoding DUF4097 family beta strand repeat-containing protein, whose amino-acid sequence MLKFDTAAPVAAVLDIPAGRIRFIAADRADTTVEVLPADASKGRDVTAAEQIEVGYADGVLRIAAPAAKNRILGNSGSVEVTVQLPAGSRVEAKAASAELRGVGRLGDVTFEAAQATVKLDETDSARLTLQAGDITVGRLGGPAQISTQKGDLRITEAVRGTVELRTEAGEISVGAARGVSASLDAGTSYGRIHNALNNTDGGAAGLNIHATTAYGDITARSL is encoded by the coding sequence ATGCTGAAGTTCGACACCGCCGCCCCGGTCGCCGCCGTCCTGGACATTCCCGCGGGGCGCATCCGGTTCATCGCCGCGGACCGGGCCGACACCACGGTCGAGGTCCTGCCCGCGGACGCCTCCAAGGGCCGTGACGTGACGGCGGCGGAGCAGATCGAGGTCGGATACGCCGACGGCGTCCTGCGGATCGCGGCCCCGGCGGCGAAGAACCGGATCCTGGGCAACTCCGGTTCCGTCGAGGTGACGGTCCAGCTGCCGGCCGGCTCCCGCGTCGAGGCGAAGGCGGCCAGCGCGGAACTGCGGGGCGTCGGCCGGCTCGGCGACGTCACCTTCGAGGCCGCGCAGGCCACCGTCAAGCTCGACGAGACCGACAGCGCCCGCCTCACCCTCCAGGCCGGTGACATCACGGTCGGCCGCCTGGGCGGCCCGGCGCAGATCAGCACCCAGAAGGGCGACCTGCGCATCACCGAGGCCGTGCGCGGCACGGTCGAACTGCGCACCGAGGCGGGCGAGATCTCGGTCGGCGCGGCCCGCGGAGTCTCCGCGTCCCTGGACGCCGGCACCTCCTACGGCCGCATCCACAACGCACTGAACAACACCGACGGCGGCGCCGCCGGCCTGAACATCCACGCGACCACCGCCTACGGCGACATCACCGCCCGCAGCCTCTGA
- a CDS encoding aromatase/cyclase has protein sequence MSGERVLHKTYTVDVTAPAGVVYGLIADTTQWPLIVPPSVHVERLDFDGTEDRFQMWVTANGQVKSWFSRRAMDPVARRVDFRQETPAAPALAMGGRWSVDELGATRSRLTLDHDFTVAEDRPDDAAWLARATDTNSRAELDRIKETAENWASLDDLLLTFEDRVTVKAPPELVYSFLYGVDDWPAHLPHVSRVNLTEDVPGIQLLSVDTLTGDGSRHTTESVRICFPHAYRIVYKQTATPRLLAAHTGEWSLFPDETGVTAVSRHSVLLREEAIAEVLGPDADIAQARAYVREALGRNSVATLGRAAQHAESAVRTL, from the coding sequence ATGTCAGGTGAGCGAGTGCTCCACAAGACGTACACGGTGGACGTGACCGCACCCGCGGGCGTGGTGTACGGGCTGATCGCCGACACCACCCAGTGGCCGCTGATCGTGCCGCCCAGCGTGCACGTGGAGCGGCTCGACTTCGACGGGACCGAGGACCGGTTCCAGATGTGGGTCACCGCCAACGGCCAGGTGAAGTCCTGGTTCTCCCGCCGCGCCATGGACCCGGTGGCCCGCCGCGTCGACTTCCGGCAGGAGACCCCGGCGGCCCCGGCGCTGGCCATGGGCGGGCGCTGGAGCGTGGACGAGCTCGGCGCCACGCGGTCCCGGCTCACGCTCGACCACGACTTCACCGTGGCCGAGGACCGGCCCGACGACGCGGCCTGGCTGGCGCGCGCCACCGACACCAACAGCAGGGCCGAACTCGACCGGATCAAGGAGACCGCCGAGAACTGGGCGAGCCTGGACGACCTCCTCCTCACCTTCGAGGACCGCGTCACGGTCAAGGCGCCGCCGGAGCTCGTCTACTCCTTCCTCTACGGAGTCGACGACTGGCCCGCCCACCTCCCGCACGTCAGCCGCGTCAATCTGACCGAGGACGTGCCCGGCATCCAGCTGCTGAGCGTGGACACCCTCACGGGCGACGGCTCGCGGCACACCACGGAGTCCGTCCGGATCTGCTTCCCGCACGCCTACCGGATCGTCTACAAGCAGACGGCGACACCGCGCCTGCTCGCCGCGCACACCGGCGAATGGTCGCTGTTCCCCGACGAGACCGGCGTCACCGCCGTCTCGCGGCACAGCGTCCTGCTGCGCGAGGAGGCGATCGCCGAGGTGCTGGGCCCGGACGCCGACATCGCCCAGGCCCGTGCATACGTACGCGAGGCGCTCGGCCGCAACAGCGTCGCCACCCTCGGCCGCGCCGCCCAGCACGCGGAATCCGCCGTCCGTACCCTCTGA
- a CDS encoding ATP-binding cassette domain-containing protein: MTNLAIAANGLRKSYGDKTVLDGVDLAVPEGTIFSLLGPNGAGKTTAVKILSTLISPDPAGGRIHVGGHDVATDPQAVRAGIGVTGQFSAVDGLITGEENMLLMADLHHLSRSEGRRVTAELLERFDLTEAAKKPASTYSGGMKRRLDIAMTLVGSPRIIFLDEPTTGLDPRSRHNMWQIIRELVTGGVTVFLTTQYLEEADELADRIAVLHDGRIAAEGTAEELKRLVPGGHVRLRFTDPAAYRRAASALREASRDDESLALQLPSDGSQRELRSILNLLDSAGIEADELTVHTPDLDDVFFALTGSTVPGQNNQPKEAVR; encoded by the coding sequence ATGACCAACTTGGCCATCGCGGCGAACGGGCTGCGCAAGTCCTACGGCGACAAGACCGTCCTCGACGGCGTCGACCTGGCCGTCCCCGAAGGAACGATCTTCTCCCTGCTCGGCCCCAACGGCGCCGGCAAGACCACCGCCGTGAAGATCCTCTCCACCCTCATCTCCCCCGACCCCGCCGGTGGCCGGATCCACGTCGGCGGCCACGACGTCGCCACCGACCCGCAGGCCGTGCGTGCCGGGATCGGTGTCACCGGGCAGTTCTCCGCCGTGGACGGTCTGATCACCGGCGAGGAGAACATGCTGCTGATGGCGGACCTGCACCACCTGTCCAGGAGCGAGGGGCGGCGGGTCACCGCCGAGCTGCTGGAGCGGTTCGACCTCACGGAGGCCGCGAAGAAGCCCGCCTCCACCTACTCCGGCGGCATGAAGCGCCGCCTGGACATCGCCATGACGCTGGTCGGCAGCCCGCGGATCATCTTCCTCGACGAGCCGACCACCGGCCTCGACCCGCGGTCCCGGCACAACATGTGGCAGATCATCCGCGAGCTCGTCACGGGCGGGGTCACCGTCTTCCTCACCACCCAGTACCTGGAGGAGGCCGACGAGCTCGCCGACCGCATCGCCGTGCTCCACGACGGCAGGATCGCCGCCGAGGGCACCGCCGAAGAGCTGAAGCGGCTCGTCCCCGGCGGGCACGTCCGGCTCCGCTTCACCGACCCGGCCGCCTACCGGCGCGCCGCGTCCGCACTGCGCGAGGCCTCCCGGGACGACGAATCACTCGCCCTGCAGCTCCCCAGCGACGGCAGCCAGCGCGAACTGCGCTCCATCCTCAACCTGCTGGACTCGGCCGGCATCGAGGCCGACGAGCTGACCGTGCACACCCCCGACCTCGACGACGTCTTCTTCGCCCTGACCGGCTCCACCGTGCCCGGCCAGAACAACCAGCCCAAGGAGGCTGTCCGATGA
- a CDS encoding SDR family NAD(P)-dependent oxidoreductase yields MTATTEQTVPATSVALVTGATSGIGLAVARDLGRRGHKVFICARTETAVKQAVEDLREEGLEVEGKAADVRNKEDVVALVAAAVETFGPIGILVNNAGRSGGGRTAELSDELWHEVIDTNLNSVFLVTREVLRNGGIGEGPYGRIINIASTAGKQGVVLAAPYTASKHAVVGFTKSLGKELATTGTTVNAVCPGYVETPMAARVRAAYANVWDKSVDEVREEFEAKIPLGRYSTPEEVAGLVGYLTTPFAASITAQALNVCGGLGNF; encoded by the coding sequence ATGACGGCGACGACTGAACAGACGGTGCCCGCCACTTCCGTGGCACTGGTCACGGGCGCGACCAGCGGGATCGGCCTGGCCGTGGCCCGGGACCTGGGCCGGCGCGGCCACAAGGTGTTCATCTGCGCCCGCACCGAGACGGCCGTCAAGCAGGCCGTCGAGGACCTGCGGGAAGAGGGCCTGGAGGTCGAGGGCAAGGCGGCCGACGTGCGGAACAAGGAGGACGTCGTCGCGCTCGTCGCGGCGGCCGTCGAGACCTTCGGCCCCATCGGCATCCTGGTCAACAACGCCGGGCGCAGCGGCGGCGGCCGGACCGCCGAACTCTCCGACGAGCTGTGGCACGAGGTCATCGACACCAACCTCAACAGCGTGTTCCTGGTGACCCGCGAGGTGCTCCGCAACGGCGGGATCGGCGAGGGCCCGTACGGCCGCATCATCAACATCGCCTCCACCGCGGGCAAGCAGGGCGTGGTGCTCGCCGCGCCGTACACGGCCTCCAAGCACGCCGTCGTCGGCTTCACCAAGTCGCTCGGCAAGGAGCTCGCGACGACCGGGACCACCGTCAACGCGGTCTGCCCGGGGTACGTCGAGACGCCGATGGCCGCCCGGGTGCGCGCCGCGTACGCCAACGTGTGGGACAAGTCCGTGGACGAGGTGCGGGAGGAGTTCGAGGCGAAGATCCCGCTGGGCCGCTACTCGACCCCGGAGGAGGTCGCCGGTCTCGTCGGCTACCTGACCACGCCGTTCGCGGCCTCGATCACGGCCCAGGCGCTGAACGTCTGCGGCGGTCTGGGGAACTTCTGA
- a CDS encoding ketosynthase chain-length factor, translated as MNAVAAPASPADTDTAAAPVTTAVFTGIGVAAPGGLGTETWWAAVLRGESGIGPVTRFDASPYPAGLAGEVPGFVDEDHVSSRLLPQTDRVTRLSLAAAQEALDDAGADARELPAYGAGVVTANSSGGFEFGHRELQALWSQGPQHVSAYQSFAWFYAVNSGQISIKHGLRGASGVVVSEQAGGLDAVAHARRQLRKGAQLVVTGGLDSALCPWGWAAHLAGGSMTTVDDPARAYLPFAEDASGHVVGEGGALLVLEDARSAERRGAHVYGSLAGHAATFDASPERPRLADAARLALADAGLEPADVDLVFADAAGERAADRAEAEAIASVFGPYGVPVTAPKSMAGRLSAGGAALDLAAALLALRDQVIPPTTGTERPAADCPVDLVTTAPRTGVALRTVLVLARGRGGFNAAAVVRAA; from the coding sequence ATGAACGCCGTCGCAGCCCCCGCATCCCCCGCAGACACCGACACCGCCGCGGCCCCCGTGACCACCGCCGTCTTCACCGGGATCGGGGTGGCGGCCCCGGGCGGGCTCGGCACCGAGACCTGGTGGGCCGCCGTGCTCCGCGGCGAGAGCGGCATCGGGCCCGTCACCCGCTTCGACGCCTCCCCCTACCCGGCCGGGCTGGCCGGTGAGGTGCCCGGCTTCGTCGACGAGGACCACGTCTCCAGCCGCCTGCTGCCGCAGACCGACCGGGTGACCCGGCTGTCGCTGGCCGCCGCCCAGGAGGCCCTCGACGACGCGGGCGCCGACGCCCGGGAACTGCCCGCCTACGGGGCGGGCGTGGTCACCGCGAACTCCTCCGGCGGATTCGAGTTCGGCCACCGCGAACTGCAGGCCCTGTGGAGCCAGGGCCCGCAGCACGTCAGCGCGTACCAGTCCTTCGCCTGGTTCTACGCCGTCAACAGCGGCCAGATCTCCATCAAGCACGGGCTGCGCGGCGCCTCGGGCGTCGTCGTCTCCGAACAGGCCGGCGGTCTCGACGCGGTGGCGCACGCCCGCCGCCAGCTCCGCAAGGGCGCACAGCTCGTGGTGACCGGCGGCCTCGACTCGGCCCTGTGTCCCTGGGGCTGGGCCGCGCACCTCGCCGGCGGCTCCATGACCACCGTCGACGACCCGGCCAGGGCCTACCTGCCGTTCGCCGAGGACGCCTCGGGCCATGTGGTGGGGGAGGGCGGGGCCCTGCTCGTCCTGGAGGACGCGCGGAGCGCGGAGCGCCGCGGGGCCCACGTGTACGGGAGCCTGGCCGGGCACGCGGCCACCTTCGACGCCTCGCCGGAGCGGCCGCGGCTGGCCGACGCCGCGCGCCTGGCGCTCGCCGACGCCGGGCTGGAACCGGCCGACGTCGACCTCGTGTTCGCCGACGCCGCCGGGGAGCGGGCAGCCGACCGGGCCGAGGCCGAGGCCATCGCCTCCGTGTTCGGACCGTACGGGGTGCCGGTGACCGCGCCCAAGAGCATGGCCGGGCGGCTGTCCGCGGGCGGCGCCGCACTCGACCTGGCGGCAGCCCTGCTCGCCCTGCGCGACCAGGTGATCCCGCCGACCACCGGCACCGAGCGGCCCGCCGCCGACTGCCCCGTGGACCTGGTCACCACCGCCCCGCGCACGGGCGTGGCGCTGCGCACCGTCCTGGTACTCGCGCGGGGCCGGGGCGGCTTCAACGCTGCGGCCGTCGTCCGGGCCGCCTGA